The following proteins are co-located in the Solanum pennellii chromosome 8, SPENNV200 genome:
- the LOC107028575 gene encoding WD repeat-containing protein 48-like isoform X4 has translation MEVAAVHRLDDLLCKQFRRTNISRRKLLIRLLGLILLISGCIQSRTTSPTLKGKSRHLESLRFHAGLSLQKHCAGVNCLALLKSSSPGGSEYLFTGSRDGTLKRWALAEDGATCCATFESHVDWVNDAVLTGNNTLVSCSSDTTVKVWNGLSEGSCTRTLGQHSDYVTCLASAEKNSNVVASAGLGGEVYIWDLEGALSPTSKSSDATAENCSNGVSGAGTSVSITSVHPNSSSNTISLHTKSQGYIPVSAKGHKESVYALAMNDSGSLLVSGGTEKVVRVWDPRTGSKTMKLKGHTDNIRALLLDSTGRFCLSGSSDSMIRLWDLGQQRCVHSYAVHTDSVWALASTPTFSHVYSGGRDLSLYLTDLATRESVLLCTKDHPILQLALHGDSMWVATTDSSVHKWPAEVHNPHKVFERGGSFLAGNLSFSRARVSIEGSTPVPIFKEPSFSIYGTPGIVQHEILNNRRHVLTKDTADTVKLWEVTRGTVTQNYGEVSFDKKKEELFEMVSIPAWFTVDTRLGCLSVHLDNPQCFSAEMYSADLNIPGKTEDDKVNLARETLKGLLVHWLIERRQKFGSQSSIIGEVPSGKDVSTRILTTSRVEVEGNTDNDSAVFHPFEFSSASPPSIMTEGSQSGSWRKKITDLDGTEDEKDMPWWVIDCVMNNRLPPRENTKCSFYLHPCEGSTVQILTQGKLSAPRILRIHKILLPNFGLKRKESELCLLKSKELQKVS, from the exons ATGGAGGTAGCTGCAGTCCATAGGCTGGATGACCTACTTTGCAAACAATTCAGACGGACCAATATATCAAGGAGAAAGCTTCTCATTCGGCTGTTAGGCTTGATTCTTCTAATTTCAGGCTGTATACAAAGTAGAACAACATCACCCACACTAAAAGGCAAGTCACGACACTTGGAAAGCTTGAGATTTCATGCGGGATTGAGCCTTCAGAAG CATTGTGCTGGTGTAAATTGCTTGGCTTTGTTGAAGTCGTCCTCACCCGGTGGGTCTGAGTACCTATTTACCGGGAGTAGAGATGGGACTTTAAAGAGATGGGCATTGGCTGAAGATGGTGCCACCTGCTGTGCTACATTTGAATCCCATGTTGATTGG GTAAATGACGCTGTTCTTACAGGCAATAACACATTGGTTTCCTGCTCCTCAGACACCACTGTCAAG GTATGGAATGGCTTATCTGAGGGATCTTGTACCAGGACTCTAGGTCAACACTCTGATTATGTCACTTGCCTTGCTTCAGcagaaaaaaat AGCAATGTTGTTGCATCTGCTGGCCTTGGTGGTGAGGTTTACATATGGGACCTTGAAGGTGCACTTTCCCCAACATCTAAGTCAAGTGATGCAACTGCGGAAAACTGTTCAAATGGTGTCAGTGGTGCAGGAACTTCAGTATCCATTACAAGCGTCCACCCTAATAGTTCGAGCAACACCATTTCCTTGCATACCAAGTCCCAAGGATATATTCCTGTGTCTGCAAAAGGCCATAAGGAGTCAGTATATGCATTGGCAATGAATGACAGTGGATCCCTTCTTGTTTCTGGTGGAACTGAGAAG GTTGTGCGAGTGTGGGATCCAAGAACTGGTTCGAAGACCATGAAGCTAAAAGGTCATACAGATAATATTAGGGCGCTACTTCTTGATTCTACTGGCAG GTTCTGCTTGTCTGGCTCCTCTGATTCCATGATTAG ATTATGGGATCTGGGTCAGCAGAGGTGTGTGCATTCGTATGCTGTGCATACTGACTCTGTATGGGCACTTGCTAGCACTCCAACATTTAGTCATGTTTATAGTGGAGGAAGAGATCTCTCT TTGTACTTAACAGATTTGGCAACAAGGGAAAGTGTCTTGCTTTGTACAAAGGATCACCCTATTTTGCAGTTAGCATTACATGGTGATAGCATGTGGGTGGCCACAACTGATTCTTCAGTACATAAGTGGCCAGCAGAAGTGCATAATCCCCATAAAGTTTTCGAAAGAGGGGGTTCGTTCTTAGCTGGAAACTTGTCGTTTTCCAGGGCAAGGGTTTCAATAGAGGGATCTACACCT GTACCTATCTTTAAAGAACCTTCCTTTAGCATTTACGGAACTCCAGGAATTGTGCAGCATGAGATTTTGAACAACAGAAGACATGTCCTAACCAAG GATACTGCTGATACAGTTAAGTTGTGGGAGGTCACAAGAGGGACTGTAACTCAAAATTACGGAGAG GTTTCATTTgacaagaaaaaagaagaattatTTGAGATG GTAAGCATCCCTGCATGGTTTACTGTGGACACTAGGCTCGGATGCTTGTCTGTACATTTGGATAATCCACAATGCTTTTCTGCTGAGATGTACTCTGCCGATCTCAATATCCCTGGGAAAACTGAAGATGACAAG GTCAATTTGGCACGAGAAACACTTAAAGGGCTGTTGGTCCATTGGTTAATCGAAAGAAGGCAGAAATTTGGATCTCAATCATCAATCATTGGAGAAGTTCCATCTGGAAAAGATGTATCTACAAGGATTTTGACTACTTCAAGAGTGGAAGTAGAAGGCAACACTGATAATGATTCTGCGGTGTTCCACCCCTTTGAATTTTCTTCAGCATCTCCTCCATCTATCATGACTGAGGGCTCTCAAAGTGGCTCTTGGAGGAAAAAGATCACTGACTTAGATGGAACTGAAGATGAGAAGGACATGCCTTGGTGGGTTATAGACTGTGTGATGAACAATCGCCTGCCTCCCAGGGAAAATACCAA ATGTAGCTTTTATTTGCATCCATGTGAGGGTTCTACTGTCCAGATCCTTACCCAAGGCAAACTGAGTGCACCTCGCATATTAAGAATTCACAAA